A genomic segment from Pseudoduganella chitinolytica encodes:
- a CDS encoding TMEM165/GDT1 family protein produces the protein MEAFLVSTGIVALAEIGDKTQLLAFVLATQFRRPLPIVFGIFVATLVNHFFAAAVGSWITGVMGPEVLRWVLGLGFLAMAAWIMVPDEIDENEPHTSRYGVFAATVIAFFLAEMGDKTQIATVALAARFEQIVPVVVGTTLGMMLANVPAVYIGKRAATAVNLKLVHGIAAVIFVALGVATLLGVGQAVGL, from the coding sequence ATGGAAGCCTTCCTCGTCTCCACCGGTATCGTCGCCCTTGCTGAAATCGGCGACAAGACCCAGCTCCTCGCCTTTGTCCTTGCCACGCAGTTCCGTCGCCCGCTGCCCATCGTCTTCGGCATCTTCGTCGCCACGCTCGTCAACCATTTCTTCGCGGCCGCCGTGGGCAGCTGGATCACCGGCGTCATGGGCCCCGAAGTGCTGCGCTGGGTACTGGGCCTGGGCTTCCTCGCCATGGCCGCCTGGATCATGGTGCCCGACGAGATCGACGAGAACGAACCGCACACGAGCCGCTACGGCGTGTTCGCCGCCACCGTCATCGCCTTCTTCCTGGCCGAGATGGGCGACAAGACGCAGATCGCCACCGTGGCCCTGGCCGCCCGCTTCGAGCAGATCGTGCCTGTCGTCGTCGGTACCACGCTGGGCATGATGCTGGCGAACGTGCCGGCGGTCTATATCGGCAAGCGGGCCGCCACCGCCGTCAACCTGAAGCTGGTGCATGGGATTGCCGCGGTCATCTTTGTCGCGCTGGGCGTGGCGACGTTGCTGGGGGTCGGGCAGGCTGTGGGGTTGTAA
- a CDS encoding M1 family metallopeptidase produces MRTPFTLRAAGSVIMLALLGPVSAFAQDPLSYARYNEVRTTALHLDLKADFGRKTLAGYAELTLNWLDKNARTLVLDTRQLSIARVQVQTANGGWAPASYMLDKADPKKGQALRISLQNQPNKVRIYYHTAPTANALQWLTPTQTLSGKRPFMFSQSQPIDARSWVPVQDTPAVRFTYTARVAAPNGMRVVMSAENDPQGTGKGGWTFRMPQPIPSYLLAIAIGELQVRNLGPRSAVYAEPGRIEAAAFELADTEKMIAAAESLYGAYRWGRYDMLVAPPSFPIGGMENPRMTFLTPTMIAGDRSLNDLIAHELAHSWSGNLVTNASWKHWWLNEGFTTYVTTRVIESLYGSEVADMNLQVEQEEAIASLKEIPVAKQALLTRDPDVNPDTYTDEGLAYPKGAWFLRTLEQRAGREVFDPFLRGWFDQHAFQSVTTEQFLAYLRANLLDKHPEIMTQAELDEWLYGAGIPASAKRVVSQRFAAVDTQRDAWLKGEQATADLTARTWTAMEWMHFLNDIDNKANANQLRELDQTFGLRTSRNNEIAYRFYLAAVHANYDVRPQLNAFLMSVGRQKFVVPLYTALLKNPNQAAWARDVFAKARLRYHPETQASVAKLLKK; encoded by the coding sequence ATGCGAACACCCTTCACACTGCGCGCCGCAGGCTCCGTCATCATGCTGGCGCTGCTCGGCCCCGTCTCCGCGTTTGCCCAGGATCCCCTGAGCTATGCCCGCTACAACGAAGTGCGCACCACCGCGCTGCACCTCGACCTGAAGGCCGATTTCGGCCGCAAGACGCTGGCCGGCTATGCCGAACTGACCTTGAACTGGCTGGACAAGAACGCCCGCACGCTGGTGCTGGACACCAGGCAGCTGAGCATCGCGCGCGTGCAGGTGCAGACCGCCAACGGCGGCTGGGCGCCCGCTTCGTACATGCTCGACAAGGCCGATCCGAAGAAGGGCCAGGCACTGCGCATCTCGTTGCAGAACCAGCCGAACAAGGTCCGCATCTACTACCACACCGCGCCCACGGCCAATGCCTTGCAGTGGCTCACGCCGACGCAGACGTTGTCCGGCAAGCGTCCGTTCATGTTCAGCCAGTCGCAGCCGATCGATGCCCGCTCGTGGGTGCCGGTGCAGGACACGCCGGCGGTGCGCTTCACCTACACGGCCCGCGTGGCGGCGCCGAACGGCATGCGCGTCGTCATGAGCGCGGAGAACGATCCACAGGGCACGGGCAAGGGCGGCTGGACATTCCGCATGCCGCAGCCGATTCCGTCGTACCTGCTGGCGATCGCAATCGGCGAATTGCAGGTGCGCAACCTGGGGCCCCGTTCGGCCGTGTACGCGGAACCGGGCCGCATCGAGGCTGCCGCGTTCGAGCTGGCCGATACGGAGAAGATGATCGCCGCCGCCGAATCGCTGTACGGCGCCTACCGGTGGGGCCGTTACGACATGCTGGTGGCGCCGCCGTCGTTCCCCATCGGCGGCATGGAAAACCCGCGCATGACGTTCCTGACGCCGACGATGATCGCCGGCGACCGCAGCCTGAACGACCTGATCGCGCATGAACTGGCGCACTCGTGGTCCGGCAACCTCGTCACGAACGCGTCGTGGAAGCACTGGTGGCTCAACGAAGGCTTTACCACCTACGTGACGACGCGCGTCATCGAAAGCCTGTACGGCAGCGAAGTGGCGGACATGAACCTGCAGGTCGAGCAGGAGGAGGCGATCGCGTCGCTGAAGGAGATCCCCGTCGCCAAACAGGCACTGCTGACGCGCGACCCGGACGTCAACCCGGACACGTACACGGACGAAGGCCTGGCCTATCCGAAGGGCGCCTGGTTCCTGCGCACGCTGGAGCAGCGTGCCGGCCGCGAGGTGTTCGATCCGTTCCTGCGCGGCTGGTTCGACCAGCACGCGTTCCAGTCCGTCACGACCGAGCAGTTCCTGGCCTACCTGCGCGCCAACCTGCTGGACAAGCATCCGGAGATCATGACGCAGGCGGAGCTGGACGAGTGGTTGTACGGCGCCGGCATTCCAGCCAGCGCCAAGCGCGTCGTGTCGCAGCGCTTCGCCGCCGTCGATACCCAGCGCGACGCCTGGCTGAAGGGCGAGCAGGCCACCGCCGACCTGACGGCGCGCACCTGGACGGCGATGGAATGGATGCACTTCCTGAACGACATCGACAACAAGGCCAATGCCAACCAGCTGCGTGAGCTGGACCAGACCTTCGGCCTGCGCACGAGCCGCAACAACGAGATCGCCTACCGCTTCTACCTGGCGGCCGTGCACGCGAACTACGACGTGCGCCCGCAGCTCAATGCCTTCCTGATGAGCGTGGGGCGGCAGAAATTCGTCGTGCCGCTGTATACCGCGCTGCTGAAAAACCCGAACCAGGCCGCGTGGGCGCGCGACGTGTTCGCCAAGGCGCGGCTGCGCTACCACCCCGAAACCCAGGCTTCGGTGGCGAAGCTCTTGAAGAAATAA
- a CDS encoding serine hydrolase — MHLKKPFIAALLLAACGAAASHIPVLAADAAGAIVTNAPTAAAFDLERDVNAALKAFDVPGMAIAIVKDGQVVAARGFGMRKLGDPAPVTGKTLFEIASNSKAFTAAALAQLVDQGKLAWDDPVTKHVPEFQMYDPYVTREMTVRDLLVHRSGLGLGAGDLLWWPTTKFSTDEIIHRLRYVKPATSFRANYAYDNLLYIVAGRIVAQKTGKSWGEAVQAQILGPLGMTGTTTSVAAMWQSPDHASPHSRIGERIAVVKPMPVENAIGAVGINTNAEDFAKWMNALLASGTAGDTRLFSAAQARELWTSQTPVKIVEPKPALAATRANFNSYGLGFYVRDYRGRKLVMHGGALQGFYSRVMMLPDEKLGVAIFTNAENGASMAALGWRILDHYLGVAPTDWVGLYAAQQQQNHRDELARQAKATAARAAGSKPSLPRTAYDGEYSDPWYGSAVIRHEGRKQILSFTRTPDLTGELEHFQHDTFIVRWKERNFNADAYVTFALNPDGSIERMKMAAVSTETDFSYDFHDLSFTPVKAKAAP; from the coding sequence ATGCACCTGAAAAAACCATTCATCGCGGCGCTGCTGCTGGCCGCTTGCGGCGCGGCGGCGTCGCACATTCCCGTGCTGGCGGCCGACGCGGCCGGCGCCATTGTCACCAATGCCCCCACCGCGGCGGCATTCGACCTGGAACGGGACGTCAACGCCGCGTTGAAGGCATTCGACGTGCCCGGCATGGCGATTGCCATCGTCAAGGACGGCCAGGTCGTCGCCGCCAGGGGCTTCGGCATGCGCAAGCTGGGCGACCCGGCACCGGTAACGGGCAAGACGCTGTTCGAGATCGCCTCGAATTCCAAGGCCTTCACGGCGGCGGCACTGGCCCAACTGGTCGACCAGGGCAAGCTGGCGTGGGACGATCCGGTCACCAAGCACGTGCCGGAGTTCCAGATGTACGACCCGTACGTGACGCGCGAGATGACTGTGCGCGACCTGCTGGTGCACCGCAGTGGCCTCGGCCTGGGCGCGGGCGACCTGCTGTGGTGGCCGACGACGAAGTTCAGTACGGACGAGATCATCCACCGGCTGCGCTACGTGAAACCGGCCACCAGCTTCCGCGCCAACTACGCCTACGACAACCTGCTGTATATCGTGGCGGGCCGCATCGTGGCGCAGAAGACGGGCAAGAGCTGGGGCGAAGCGGTACAGGCGCAGATCCTGGGCCCGCTGGGCATGACGGGCACGACGACCAGCGTGGCCGCGATGTGGCAGTCGCCCGACCATGCGTCGCCGCACAGCCGCATCGGCGAACGGATCGCCGTCGTCAAGCCGATGCCGGTCGAGAACGCGATCGGCGCCGTCGGCATCAATACCAACGCCGAGGACTTCGCCAAGTGGATGAACGCGCTGCTGGCAAGCGGTACTGCCGGGGACACCCGCCTGTTCAGCGCCGCCCAAGCGCGCGAACTGTGGACGTCGCAAACGCCCGTCAAGATCGTGGAGCCGAAGCCGGCGCTGGCGGCCACGCGCGCCAACTTCAATTCGTATGGCCTGGGCTTTTACGTGCGGGACTACCGCGGCCGCAAGCTCGTCATGCATGGCGGCGCACTGCAGGGCTTTTATTCGCGCGTGATGATGCTGCCGGACGAGAAGCTGGGCGTCGCCATCTTCACCAACGCCGAGAACGGCGCCTCGATGGCCGCGCTGGGCTGGCGCATCCTCGACCATTACCTGGGCGTCGCGCCGACCGACTGGGTCGGCCTCTACGCGGCGCAGCAGCAGCAGAACCACCGCGACGAACTGGCGCGGCAGGCCAAGGCCACGGCGGCGCGCGCGGCGGGATCGAAACCGTCGCTGCCGCGCACTGCCTACGATGGCGAGTACAGCGATCCCTGGTACGGGAGCGCCGTCATCCGCCACGAGGGCAGGAAGCAGATCCTCTCGTTCACCCGCACGCCGGACCTGACGGGCGAGTTGGAGCACTTCCAGCACGACACGTTCATCGTGCGCTGGAAGGAGCGCAACTTCAACGCCGATGCCTACGTGACGTTTGCGCTGAATCCGGATGGCTCGATCGAACGCATGAAGATGGCCGCGGTATCGACCGAAACGGACTTCAGCTACGACTTCCACGACCTGTCGTTCACGCCGGTGAAGGCCAAGGCGGCACCGTAA
- a CDS encoding class I SAM-dependent methyltransferase encodes MKRFLAAALLAAAGSAPAYAADDAALKAAIASSSRTPDNVQRDTYRHPYETLTFFGIRPDMTVVELAPGGGWYTEILAPYLRDKGKLIAAGATPGSKTPNTAKAGERFKQRLDANPTAYGKVQLGAFEPGAGVFNYAAPGSVDMVLTFRNLHNWMGAGDEKLKALLASVHTALKPGGVFGVVEHRLPAAQKQDATASSGYMHEAYVIKMVEGAGFKLAEKSEINANPKDTADHKGGVWALPPTYGNKDEDRAKYAAIGESDRMTLKFVKK; translated from the coding sequence ATGAAACGATTCCTCGCCGCCGCCTTGCTGGCGGCCGCCGGCAGCGCCCCCGCCTATGCCGCGGACGACGCCGCCCTGAAGGCAGCGATTGCCAGCAGCTCCCGCACCCCGGACAACGTCCAGCGCGATACCTATCGCCATCCCTACGAGACGCTGACCTTCTTCGGCATCCGGCCGGACATGACGGTGGTCGAACTGGCGCCGGGCGGCGGCTGGTACACGGAGATCCTGGCCCCCTACCTGCGCGACAAGGGCAAACTGATCGCGGCCGGCGCGACGCCGGGTTCGAAGACCCCGAACACGGCCAAGGCGGGCGAACGCTTCAAGCAGCGCCTGGACGCCAACCCGACCGCCTACGGCAAGGTGCAGCTGGGTGCATTCGAACCGGGTGCGGGCGTCTTCAATTACGCGGCGCCTGGCAGCGTGGACATGGTGCTGACGTTCCGTAACCTGCACAACTGGATGGGCGCGGGCGACGAGAAGCTGAAGGCGCTGCTGGCCAGCGTGCACACGGCGCTGAAGCCGGGCGGCGTGTTCGGCGTCGTCGAGCACCGCCTGCCCGCCGCGCAGAAGCAGGACGCGACCGCGTCGAGCGGCTACATGCACGAGGCCTATGTGATCAAGATGGTGGAAGGTGCCGGCTTCAAGCTGGCCGAGAAGTCCGAGATCAACGCCAATCCGAAAGACACGGCCGACCACAAGGGCGGCGTGTGGGCCCTGCCGCCGACGTACGGCAACAAGGACGAGGACCGCGCGAAGTACGCGGCGATCGGCGAGAGCGACCGGATGACGCTCAAGTTCGTCAAGAAATAA
- a CDS encoding TldD/PmbA family protein produces MERRAFLNLGGAALGTLLLPPFGHAIAAEELVKPVETKFKKMLADTALQAATQAGASYCDVRVGRYLNQFITTRDLNIENVTNTESAGVGVRVIANGAYGFAATNDMTPDGVAGAARQAVAIARANAKLQTEPVQLAPTPGVGEVAWATPFKKDWRLVPIKEKAELLIAGNKAGMEGGASFMQSLLFQVNQQKYFASTDGSYIDQDLHRLWVPFFATAVDKKSGKFRSRSGLSTPVGMGYEYLDGRKEDKFQAAGGVTTLYRNSYDLVEDARAAGRQAKAKLTAKSVQPGKYDLVLSPEHLWLTIHESVGHPTELDRVLGYEANFAGTSFATLDKWQSKNFKYGADIVNIVADKTTPGSLGAVGYDDEGVKCKRWDIIKDGMLVNYQATRDQAHIIGEKESHGCSYADSWSSVQFQRMPNVSLAAGKKRLTPDEMIKDVKKGIYIVGDGSFSIDQQRYNFQFGGQLYYEIRDGKITQPLEDVAYQANTQEFWNACTALCDERDWRMGGSFFDGKGQPSQVSIVSHGAATTRFNGINVINTARKIG; encoded by the coding sequence ATGGAACGACGTGCATTTCTCAATCTGGGCGGCGCCGCCCTCGGCACGCTGCTGCTGCCGCCCTTCGGCCATGCCATCGCGGCCGAGGAACTGGTCAAGCCGGTCGAAACGAAGTTCAAGAAAATGCTGGCCGACACGGCCCTGCAAGCCGCCACGCAAGCCGGCGCCAGCTACTGCGACGTGCGCGTGGGCCGCTACCTGAACCAGTTCATCACGACGCGCGACCTCAATATCGAGAATGTCACGAACACGGAATCGGCCGGCGTCGGCGTGCGCGTCATCGCCAATGGCGCCTACGGCTTTGCCGCCACCAACGACATGACGCCGGACGGCGTGGCCGGCGCCGCGCGCCAGGCCGTCGCGATTGCCCGCGCCAACGCCAAGCTGCAGACCGAACCGGTGCAGCTTGCACCGACACCGGGGGTCGGCGAGGTGGCCTGGGCCACGCCGTTCAAGAAGGACTGGCGCCTGGTGCCGATCAAGGAAAAGGCCGAGCTGCTGATCGCCGGGAACAAGGCCGGCATGGAAGGCGGCGCGTCGTTCATGCAGTCGCTGCTGTTCCAGGTCAACCAGCAGAAGTATTTTGCGTCCACCGACGGTTCGTACATCGACCAGGACCTGCACCGCCTGTGGGTGCCGTTCTTTGCGACCGCCGTGGACAAGAAGAGCGGCAAGTTCCGCTCCCGTTCCGGCCTGTCCACGCCCGTCGGCATGGGCTACGAATACCTCGACGGCCGCAAGGAGGACAAGTTCCAGGCCGCCGGCGGCGTCACGACGCTGTACCGCAACTCGTACGACCTGGTCGAAGATGCGCGCGCGGCCGGCAGGCAGGCCAAGGCGAAGCTGACGGCCAAGTCGGTCCAGCCGGGCAAATACGACCTGGTGCTGTCGCCCGAACACCTGTGGCTGACGATCCACGAATCGGTCGGCCACCCGACGGAACTGGACCGCGTGCTGGGCTACGAGGCCAACTTCGCCGGTACCAGCTTCGCCACGCTGGACAAGTGGCAGTCGAAGAACTTCAAGTACGGGGCCGACATCGTCAACATCGTGGCCGACAAGACCACCCCGGGTTCGCTGGGCGCGGTCGGCTACGACGACGAAGGCGTCAAGTGCAAGCGCTGGGACATCATCAAGGACGGCATGCTGGTGAACTACCAGGCCACGCGCGACCAGGCCCACATCATCGGCGAGAAGGAATCGCACGGCTGCTCGTATGCGGACAGCTGGAGCAGCGTGCAATTCCAGCGCATGCCGAACGTCTCGCTGGCCGCCGGCAAGAAGCGCCTGACGCCGGACGAGATGATCAAGGACGTCAAGAAGGGCATCTATATTGTTGGCGACGGTTCGTTCTCGATCGACCAGCAGCGCTACAACTTCCAGTTCGGCGGCCAGCTGTACTACGAAATCCGTGACGGCAAGATCACCCAGCCGCTGGAAGACGTGGCCTACCAGGCCAACACGCAGGAGTTCTGGAACGCGTGCACGGCGTTGTGCGACGAACGCGACTGGCGCATGGGCGGCTCGTTCTTCGACGGCAAAGGCCAGCCGAGCCAGGTCAGCATCGTGTCGCACGGTGCGGCGACGACCCGCTTCAACGGCATCAACGTGATCAATACCGCCCGCAAGATCGGCTGA
- a CDS encoding TldD/PmbA family protein, with the protein MKKLNQEDTKRITDKVLSLSKADECTVTINGGRTGNIRYARNAVSTAGLVENTSLSVSVAFGKKQGTATVNEFDDKSLEKAVRRAEDLARLAPENPEFMPTPAGVAFKPSATFSEKTDAIDPEYRAQVAAYSIEACRKNKLVAAGFFTDESAFQTIANSRGVFGHQQRTSVDFTCTVRTEDGRGSGWVRRDASDVSRFDARAASDIAIEKALRSVEAKALEPGRYTVILEPAATSDLMAYMFNSFEARSADEGRSFLAKKGGGNRLGDKLFDEQVNVWADPWHPDVPVLPWDSQTMLPREKMDLIKGGKIAALNYSPFWAKKQGARAVGQPGNIVMAGGSKSTAELIANTKKGVLVTRTWYIRMVDPQSVLLTGLTRDGTFYIENGKIKHPIKNFRFNESPVTMLNNIDELGRPEILAGDESDFQLLIPAMRVRDFNFTSLSDAV; encoded by the coding sequence ATGAAGAAGTTGAACCAGGAAGACACCAAGCGCATTACCGACAAGGTGCTGTCGCTGTCGAAGGCCGACGAATGCACGGTCACGATCAACGGCGGGCGCACCGGCAATATCCGCTACGCCCGCAATGCCGTCTCCACGGCCGGCCTGGTGGAGAACACCAGCCTGTCCGTCTCGGTCGCCTTCGGCAAGAAGCAGGGCACCGCCACCGTCAATGAATTCGACGACAAGTCGCTGGAGAAGGCGGTGCGGCGCGCCGAGGACCTGGCACGCCTGGCGCCGGAAAACCCGGAGTTCATGCCCACGCCCGCCGGCGTGGCCTTCAAGCCTTCGGCCACGTTCAGCGAGAAAACGGACGCGATCGATCCGGAGTACCGCGCCCAGGTCGCGGCCTACAGCATCGAGGCGTGCCGCAAGAACAAGCTGGTGGCGGCGGGCTTCTTCACCGACGAAAGCGCGTTCCAGACGATCGCCAACTCGCGTGGCGTGTTCGGCCACCAGCAGCGCACCAGCGTGGACTTCACGTGCACGGTACGCACGGAAGATGGCCGCGGCTCGGGCTGGGTACGGCGCGACGCCAGCGACGTGAGCAGGTTCGATGCCCGTGCGGCATCCGACATCGCCATCGAGAAGGCCCTGCGTTCGGTCGAGGCCAAGGCGCTGGAGCCGGGCCGCTACACGGTGATCCTGGAGCCGGCCGCAACGTCGGACCTGATGGCCTACATGTTCAACAGCTTCGAAGCGCGCAGCGCCGACGAGGGCCGCAGCTTCCTGGCGAAAAAGGGCGGCGGCAACCGGCTCGGCGACAAGCTGTTCGACGAACAGGTCAACGTGTGGGCCGACCCATGGCATCCGGACGTGCCCGTGCTGCCATGGGACAGCCAGACCATGCTGCCGCGCGAGAAGATGGACCTGATCAAGGGCGGCAAGATCGCGGCGCTGAACTACTCGCCGTTCTGGGCCAAGAAACAGGGCGCACGCGCCGTGGGCCAGCCGGGCAATATTGTCATGGCCGGCGGCAGCAAGTCGACCGCGGAGCTGATCGCCAACACGAAGAAGGGCGTGCTGGTCACGCGTACCTGGTACATCCGCATGGTCGACCCGCAGTCGGTCCTGCTGACGGGCCTGACGCGCGACGGCACGTTCTATATCGAGAACGGCAAGATCAAGCACCCGATCAAGAACTTCCGCTTCAACGAAAGCCCCGTCACGATGCTGAACAATATCGACGAGCTGGGACGCCCGGAGATCCTGGCGGGAGACGAGAGCGACTTCCAGCTGCTGATCCCGGCGATGCGGGTCAGGGATTTCAACTTTACGTCGTTGTCGGACGCGGTCTAG
- a CDS encoding TldD/PmbA family protein: MERRTFLKVSAAAGGTLLVPVFGNAIAAEELLNPLSVQFKKTLADAALNAATKAGASYCDVRIGRYLNQFITTRDTNVENIVNTESSGVGVRVVANGAYGFVATNVMTADAVAEAARQAVAIARANARLQSEPVQLAPVKGVGEVAWATPFTKDWRTVPVKDKAEMLIAANKAALGTGATFMTSMLFQVNQQKYFASTDGSYIDQDIHRLWSPFTATAVDKASGKFRTRDGLSSPAGMGYEFFDAQPRHKVRAAGGVTTLYHGAYDIVEDARAAGRQAREKLTAKSVEPGKYDLVLSPEHLFLTIHESVGHATELDRVLGYEANYAGTSFATLDKWQSKKFKYGSDIVNFVADRTTPGSLGAVGYDDEGVPGKRWDIIKDGVLVNYQATRDQAHIIGEKASHGCSFADSWSSVQFQRMPNVSLAAGTKKLTPDELVKDVKKGIYILGRGSYSIDQQRYNFQFGGQLFYEIKDGKVTQQLGDVAYHANTQEFWNACTAMCDERDWRMGGSFFDGKGQPSQISAVSHGSSTTRFNGINVINTARKIA; this comes from the coding sequence GTGGAACGTCGTACTTTTCTGAAAGTCAGCGCCGCCGCCGGCGGCACGCTGCTGGTGCCGGTCTTCGGCAACGCCATCGCGGCCGAGGAGCTGCTCAACCCCCTGTCGGTCCAGTTCAAGAAGACGCTGGCCGATGCCGCGCTGAACGCGGCCACCAAGGCCGGCGCGTCGTACTGCGACGTGCGCATCGGCCGCTACCTGAACCAGTTCATCACGACGCGCGACACCAACGTCGAGAACATCGTCAACACCGAGTCCTCCGGCGTGGGCGTGCGCGTCGTCGCCAACGGCGCCTATGGCTTCGTGGCGACCAACGTCATGACGGCCGACGCCGTGGCGGAGGCGGCGCGCCAGGCGGTGGCGATCGCCCGCGCCAATGCGCGCCTGCAGAGCGAGCCGGTGCAGCTGGCACCCGTCAAGGGTGTCGGCGAGGTCGCGTGGGCGACGCCGTTCACGAAGGACTGGCGCACGGTGCCCGTCAAGGACAAGGCTGAGATGCTGATCGCCGCCAACAAGGCCGCGCTGGGCACGGGCGCCACGTTCATGACGTCGATGCTGTTCCAGGTCAACCAGCAGAAGTACTTCGCGTCGACCGACGGCTCCTACATCGACCAGGACATCCACCGCCTCTGGTCGCCGTTCACGGCAACGGCCGTGGACAAGGCCAGCGGCAAGTTCCGCACGCGCGACGGCCTGTCGTCGCCGGCGGGCATGGGCTACGAGTTCTTCGATGCCCAGCCGCGCCACAAGGTGCGCGCCGCCGGCGGTGTCACCACGCTCTACCACGGCGCCTACGACATCGTCGAGGATGCCCGTGCGGCGGGCCGCCAGGCGCGCGAGAAGCTGACGGCCAAAAGCGTCGAGCCGGGCAAGTACGACCTCGTGCTCTCCCCTGAACACCTGTTCCTGACGATCCACGAGTCCGTCGGCCACGCCACGGAGCTGGACCGCGTGCTGGGCTACGAGGCCAACTACGCCGGCACCAGCTTCGCCACGCTGGACAAATGGCAGTCGAAGAAATTCAAGTACGGCTCGGACATCGTCAACTTTGTTGCGGACCGCACCACGCCCGGCTCGCTGGGCGCGGTGGGCTACGACGACGAGGGCGTACCGGGCAAGCGCTGGGACATCATCAAGGACGGCGTGCTGGTGAACTACCAGGCCACGCGCGACCAGGCCCACATCATCGGCGAGAAGGCGTCCCATGGTTGCTCGTTTGCCGACAGCTGGAGCAGCGTGCAGTTCCAGCGCATGCCGAACGTGTCGTTGGCGGCCGGGACGAAGAAGCTGACGCCGGACGAACTGGTGAAAGACGTCAAGAAAGGCATCTACATCCTGGGCCGCGGCTCGTATTCGATCGACCAGCAGCGCTACAACTTCCAGTTCGGCGGCCAGCTGTTCTACGAGATCAAGGATGGCAAGGTCACCCAGCAGCTGGGCGACGTCGCGTACCACGCCAACACGCAGGAGTTCTGGAACGCGTGCACGGCCATGTGCGACGAGCGCGACTGGCGCATGGGCGGCTCCTTCTTCGACGGCAAGGGCCAGCCGAGCCAGATCAGCGCCGTGTCGCACGGGTCGAGCACGACGCGCTTCAATGGCATCAACGTCATCAACACGGCGCGCAAGATCGCCTGA
- a CDS encoding TldD/PmbA family protein produces the protein MKLLNQDEARRISDKVMALTKADECRVTISGARKGNVRYARNSVSTAGLVEDTQLAVSVAFGKRQGTAQVNEFDDNSLEKAVRRAEETARLAPENPEFMPAMAKQAFRPSATMHPNAKAFTPEYRAEVAFQSIDAARKKGLVAAGFFADSTGFECIANSNGVFGYQELASLNFTVTTRTEDGRGSGWVNRAAYDPKQFDARAASEIAIEKALRSVEAKALEPGRYTVVLEPSASSDLLNFMFNAFDARQADEGRSFLARKGGGNRLGERLFDGKVNVWADPWDANAPVLPWEQQSMMARQKTDLIRNGQVASLDYDRYWAQKTGKQASADHGNLIMAGGSKSTEQLIAETKKGILVTRTWYIRMVDPQSVLLTGLTRDGTFYIENGQVKHPIKNFRFNESPVVMLNNIDELGKPMLIGDAGSRFRMMIPAMRVRDFNFTSLSDAV, from the coding sequence ATGAAACTACTGAACCAGGATGAGGCCAGGCGCATCAGCGACAAGGTGATGGCGCTGACGAAAGCCGATGAATGCCGCGTGACGATCTCGGGCGCACGCAAGGGCAATGTGCGCTATGCGCGCAACAGCGTGTCCACGGCAGGGCTGGTGGAGGACACGCAGCTGGCCGTGTCGGTCGCCTTCGGCAAGCGCCAGGGCACGGCGCAGGTCAATGAGTTCGATGACAACTCGCTGGAAAAGGCCGTGCGCCGTGCCGAGGAAACGGCGCGTCTCGCGCCGGAAAACCCGGAGTTCATGCCGGCCATGGCCAAGCAGGCCTTCCGCCCGTCCGCCACGATGCATCCGAATGCCAAGGCGTTCACGCCGGAGTACCGCGCCGAGGTCGCGTTCCAGAGCATCGACGCGGCCCGCAAGAAGGGCCTCGTGGCCGCCGGCTTCTTTGCCGACAGCACGGGCTTCGAATGCATCGCCAATTCCAACGGTGTGTTCGGCTACCAGGAGCTGGCCAGCCTGAACTTCACGGTGACGACGCGCACGGAGGACGGCCGCGGCTCCGGCTGGGTCAACCGCGCCGCCTACGACCCGAAACAGTTCGATGCGCGCGCCGCCTCCGAGATCGCCATCGAGAAGGCGCTGCGCTCGGTCGAGGCGAAGGCGCTGGAGCCGGGCCGCTACACGGTGGTGCTGGAGCCGTCCGCCTCGTCCGACCTGCTCAACTTCATGTTCAATGCCTTCGATGCGCGCCAGGCCGACGAGGGCCGCAGCTTCCTGGCCAGGAAGGGCGGCGGCAACCGGCTGGGCGAGCGCCTGTTCGACGGGAAGGTCAACGTGTGGGCCGACCCGTGGGATGCCAACGCGCCCGTGCTGCCGTGGGAGCAGCAGTCGATGATGGCGCGCCAGAAGACGGACCTGATCAGGAATGGCCAGGTCGCCTCGCTCGACTACGACCGCTACTGGGCGCAGAAGACGGGCAAGCAGGCCAGCGCGGATCACGGCAACCTCATCATGGCCGGCGGCAGCAAGTCGACCGAGCAGCTGATCGCGGAAACGAAGAAGGGCATCCTCGTCACGCGCACGTGGTATATCCGCATGGTCGATCCGCAGTCGGTATTGCTGACGGGCCTGACGCGCGACGGCACGTTCTACATCGAGAACGGGCAGGTCAAGCACCCGATCAAGAACTTCCGTTTCAACGAGAGCCCCGTGGTCATGCTGAACAACATCGACGAGCTGGGCAAGCCGATGCTGATCGGCGACGCCGGTTCGCGCTTCCGCATGATGATTCCGGCGATGCGCGTGCGCGACTTCAACTTCACGTCGCTGTCGGACGCCGTCTGA